In one Candidatus Omnitrophota bacterium genomic region, the following are encoded:
- a CDS encoding DegT/DnrJ/EryC1/StrS family aminotransferase, with product MNVPYSYLDEQFAQIDDYLEDVRKLVQSGDFTLGKPVTEFEERFAELCNLPHAIGVGSGTDALILSLKIIGVGPGDEVITTPNTFISTVGAIVMVGAKPVFVDNNDEYTIDVDKIEQAITQKTKALLPVHLTGCPADMPRIMAIAKKHKLLVVEDAAQAILAKIDGKHVGFWGETACFSLHPLKNLNVWGDGGVIVTRCAELDRKLKLFRNHGMTTRDEIEMFAHNSRLDSLQAVIGNRLINEVEDITQKRIANARQYDEAFKDLKESITVPKRRPNVQQVYHTYVLRVKDRDVLLEHLIKRGIKAKVHYPIPVHLQKAAAYLGYKKGDFPVCEADAKRILSLPVHQYLSPEQMAYVIDAVRDFYRKGAPGSAKEDAFYSRR from the coding sequence ATGAACGTACCGTATTCTTACTTGGATGAACAATTCGCGCAGATCGATGACTATCTGGAGGATGTCCGTAAGCTTGTTCAAAGTGGAGATTTTACCCTCGGCAAACCCGTGACGGAATTCGAAGAGCGATTTGCTGAATTATGCAACCTCCCGCACGCGATCGGTGTCGGTTCCGGAACGGATGCGCTCATTCTTTCTTTAAAGATCATTGGCGTTGGGCCGGGAGATGAGGTCATTACGACCCCTAATACCTTTATTTCGACGGTTGGCGCGATCGTCATGGTGGGCGCCAAGCCGGTCTTTGTCGATAATAACGATGAATACACGATCGACGTGGACAAGATCGAGCAGGCGATCACCCAAAAAACCAAAGCACTTTTGCCGGTTCATTTGACCGGATGTCCGGCGGACATGCCGCGGATCATGGCCATCGCCAAGAAACATAAGCTGTTGGTCGTCGAAGACGCGGCCCAGGCGATCCTGGCTAAGATCGACGGTAAACATGTGGGCTTCTGGGGAGAAACCGCCTGTTTTAGTTTGCATCCTTTGAAAAATTTGAATGTTTGGGGCGATGGCGGCGTGATCGTGACCCGTTGTGCAGAATTGGATCGAAAATTAAAACTTTTTCGCAACCACGGCATGACCACCCGTGATGAGATCGAGATGTTTGCGCACAATTCCCGTCTGGATTCACTTCAGGCGGTGATCGGCAATCGTTTGATCAACGAGGTTGAGGACATCACCCAAAAGCGCATTGCCAATGCCCGGCAGTATGACGAGGCGTTCAAGGACCTGAAAGAATCCATCACGGTCCCCAAGCGCCGGCCCAATGTTCAACAGGTTTATCACACTTATGTGCTGCGCGTCAAAGATCGCGATGTGCTTTTGGAGCATCTGATCAAGCGTGGCATTAAGGCCAAGGTCCATTATCCGATCCCGGTCCATTTGCAAAAAGCAGCCGCGTATCTTGGATATAAGAAAGGCGATTTCCCGGTGTGCGAAGCGGATGCCAAGAGGATCCTCAGCCTGCCGGTCCATCAGTATCTGAGCCCTGAGCAAATGGCCTATGTGATCGATGCTGTGCGGGACTTTTATCGCAAGGGCGCCCCGGGGAGCGCGAAAGAAGATGCATTTTATTCTCGGCGTTGA
- a CDS encoding phosphotransferase translates to MTTSLVMEDSRTIAQVEDLAAKMLKRVGVRAKRLDRGRNSQVFVLESGGETPRHVVKFYFRHPADPRDRLETEFTSFSFLWGQGIASIPRPVAVNREGSCAIYELIEGDKILPADITTEDIKYAVNFLADLKRLNNTARSSPIAPASDACFSISAIVAGIERRLDRLTKIRPKGQEYEELGSFLREDFKPFLGILTQWAKEQCSRKRIFFDSEVSWEERTLSPSDFGFHNAIRARDQRIVFLDFEYFGWDDPSKMVVDFLLHPAMSLSESMKKCFARGMLDVFKENERLIDRIRVVYPLHGLKWCAILLNEFIPNDFSRRSFAAGNPLDPSQVRRQQLLKAKGLYRTIKETYQQNI, encoded by the coding sequence ATGACCACTTCTTTAGTAATGGAAGATAGCCGGACCATTGCGCAAGTCGAGGATCTGGCCGCGAAAATGCTCAAACGCGTTGGTGTACGCGCGAAGCGTTTGGATCGCGGGAGAAACAGCCAAGTTTTCGTTCTGGAATCCGGTGGAGAAACCCCAAGGCACGTCGTGAAATTTTATTTTCGTCATCCGGCCGACCCGCGGGACCGCCTGGAAACCGAGTTTACCAGCTTTTCGTTTTTATGGGGACAGGGCATCGCCAGCATCCCGCGTCCCGTTGCCGTCAATCGGGAAGGATCCTGCGCGATCTATGAATTGATCGAAGGCGATAAGATTTTACCGGCAGATATCACGACGGAAGACATCAAATACGCCGTGAATTTTCTGGCAGATCTAAAGAGGCTGAACAATACCGCGCGTTCTTCCCCTATCGCGCCTGCCTCCGACGCGTGTTTTTCGATCTCAGCGATTGTTGCGGGCATTGAAAGGCGATTGGACCGGCTGACAAAGATCAGGCCCAAAGGGCAGGAGTATGAGGAGTTGGGGTCTTTTTTACGGGAAGATTTCAAACCGTTTCTGGGCATTTTAACCCAGTGGGCCAAAGAACAATGTTCCAGGAAACGCATTTTTTTTGATTCTGAAGTTTCTTGGGAAGAAAGGACTTTAAGTCCGTCGGATTTCGGGTTTCACAATGCCATTCGCGCGCGGGATCAACGCATTGTTTTTCTGGATTTTGAATATTTCGGCTGGGATGATCCCTCGAAGATGGTCGTTGATTTTTTATTGCATCCCGCAATGAGTTTGAGTGAATCGATGAAAAAATGTTTTGCGCGGGGAATGCTTGATGTTTTTAAGGAAAATGAAAGGTTGATCGACAGGATCAGGGTGGTTTATCCGTTACATGGCTTAAAATGGTGCGCGATACTGCTCAATGAATTTATTCCAAACGATTTTTCCCGCCGGTCTTTTGCCGCGGGGAATCCATTGGACCCAAGCCAGGTGCGAAGACAACAATTGTTAAAGGCCAAGGGCCTGTACCGAACGATCAAAGAAACCTACCAACAGAACATATGA
- a CDS encoding transketolase has product MDQRSKYLRCRIIETLNATRRGHVGAALSLVEILRALYDDVLRYDVKNPKWEERDRCILSKGHGCLALYVVLQDKGFFPEEELWRFCEADGLLGGHPEVKVPGVEASTGSLGHGLPIGIGFALNARHEKASHRIFVILGDGECNEGSVWEAALCAGKHKLSNLTVIVDYNQYQSYGPMREVQNLEPFAKKWEAFGFAVKEVNGHDVAALRDAFSALPPDNEKPTAIICHTLKGKGMKCTEGNLKWHHKSGIKDEEIRQLLDEAEAY; this is encoded by the coding sequence CTGGACCAACGATCGAAATATTTACGCTGTAGGATCATTGAAACGCTCAACGCCACCCGCCGCGGGCACGTCGGCGCGGCGTTGTCTTTAGTGGAAATTTTAAGAGCGCTTTATGACGATGTGCTCCGTTATGATGTCAAAAATCCCAAATGGGAAGAGCGCGACCGCTGTATTTTAAGCAAAGGCCATGGATGCCTGGCTTTGTATGTGGTTCTGCAGGACAAAGGATTTTTTCCGGAAGAAGAACTGTGGAGGTTTTGCGAGGCCGACGGGCTTTTGGGCGGGCATCCTGAGGTCAAAGTGCCCGGAGTGGAGGCCTCGACCGGAAGCCTGGGGCACGGATTACCGATCGGGATCGGTTTTGCTTTGAACGCCAGGCACGAGAAGGCCAGTCATCGCATTTTTGTGATCCTGGGTGACGGCGAATGCAATGAAGGATCGGTCTGGGAAGCGGCCCTTTGCGCCGGCAAACATAAATTGAGCAATTTAACGGTCATTGTTGATTACAACCAATATCAATCTTACGGCCCGATGCGCGAGGTCCAGAATTTGGAACCATTTGCCAAGAAGTGGGAGGCGTTTGGTTTTGCTGTCAAGGAAGTGAATGGTCATGATGTTGCGGCGTTACGCGATGCGTTTTCCGCTTTGCCGCCCGACAACGAAAAGCCGACGGCGATCATCTGCCACACGCTCAAGGGCAAGGGCATGAAATGCACGGAAGGCAATTTGAAATGGCATCACAAAAGCGGGATCAAGGACGAAGAGATCCGCCAGCTTTTAGACGAAGCGGAGGCATACTGA
- a CDS encoding transketolase C-terminal domain-containing protein — MRKMCLDVVHELARRDKRVFFIGSDLGIGTLQKFKEEMPERFFMEGISEANLIGMAAGLAMEGKIPYVNTIATFITRRCFEQVVVDLGLHNLNVRLLGNGGGLVYAPLGPTHEAIEDIAIMRAIPNMTVIAPADANEMRRAMLQSLDHKGPMYIRIAKGGDPIVTTDNIPFKIGKALVMRHGLDALIITTGITLNNGLEAAGRLEQEGIKASVVHVPTIKPLDHEAILRHAKEVPVIVTIEEHSILGGLGGAVAEIVSEANFPTPKKFKRLGIPDVFAEQYGSQAGLMKGFGITTDNIVVTIRNLSKTKAPSGKLIEPQLIKE; from the coding sequence ATGCGTAAGATGTGTCTGGATGTGGTCCATGAGCTTGCGCGCCGGGACAAGCGCGTTTTTTTTATTGGATCAGATCTCGGGATCGGCACCCTGCAGAAATTCAAAGAGGAAATGCCGGAGCGTTTTTTTATGGAAGGTATCAGCGAAGCCAACCTGATCGGCATGGCCGCGGGGCTGGCCATGGAAGGGAAAATCCCCTACGTCAATACGATCGCGACCTTCATCACCCGACGGTGTTTCGAGCAAGTCGTCGTTGACCTGGGGTTACATAATCTGAATGTGCGCTTGCTGGGAAATGGCGGCGGGCTGGTGTATGCGCCCTTAGGCCCTACTCATGAGGCCATTGAAGATATCGCGATCATGCGCGCGATCCCGAACATGACGGTGATCGCGCCCGCGGATGCCAATGAAATGCGCCGGGCCATGCTGCAATCTCTCGATCACAAAGGCCCGATGTATATCCGGATCGCCAAGGGCGGAGATCCCATTGTGACCACCGACAATATTCCTTTTAAGATCGGCAAGGCTTTGGTCATGCGTCACGGCCTGGACGCCCTCATCATCACAACCGGGATCACGTTAAATAACGGATTGGAAGCCGCCGGCCGCCTGGAACAGGAAGGGATAAAAGCCAGTGTTGTGCATGTGCCGACCATTAAGCCGCTCGATCACGAGGCCATTTTGCGTCATGCCAAAGAGGTTCCGGTGATCGTGACCATCGAGGAACACAGCATTCTGGGCGGACTGGGCGGGGCGGTAGCTGAAATTGTGAGCGAAGCGAACTTCCCGACCCCCAAAAAGTTTAAGCGTTTGGGCATCCCGGATGTGTTCGCTGAGCAGTACGGTTCACAAGCGGGCTTGATGAAAGGCTTCGGTATCACCACAGACAATATCGTAGTCACCATAAGGAATTTATCAAAGACAAAAGCACCATCGGGAAAGCTAATTGAACCGCAACTCATAAAGGAGTAG
- a CDS encoding class I SAM-dependent methyltransferase — protein sequence MGTFVEIFTPLHKKTARKYIDRMVDDKVHCMIKAKEYEADYWDGNRRYGYGGYKYDGRWKPVAESLIQHYNLKSNVKILDVGCGKAHLLYELKQLLPNAELHGFDVSRHGIADAPEPIRKSLTLRKAQDVPYPWPDQYFDLVIALGSLHNLRVPELAVAVPEIERVGKNKFIMVESYRNEQELFNMECWALTAEAFFDNKAWIWLLEHFGYTGDYEFIYFE from the coding sequence ATGGGAACATTCGTTGAGATCTTCACACCGCTGCATAAAAAAACCGCGAGAAAATACATCGATCGCATGGTGGATGATAAGGTCCATTGCATGATCAAAGCCAAAGAATATGAGGCGGATTATTGGGACGGCAATCGCCGCTACGGTTATGGCGGCTACAAATATGATGGACGATGGAAGCCCGTCGCCGAAAGCCTTATTCAGCATTACAATCTTAAAAGCAATGTCAAAATTTTGGATGTCGGCTGCGGCAAGGCCCATCTTCTGTACGAATTAAAACAACTTTTGCCCAATGCCGAACTGCATGGGTTTGATGTTTCCCGGCATGGCATCGCCGATGCCCCGGAGCCGATCCGTAAATCCCTGACCCTCCGCAAGGCACAGGATGTTCCTTATCCCTGGCCGGATCAATATTTTGATCTGGTCATTGCTTTAGGAAGCCTCCATAACCTGCGCGTGCCCGAGTTGGCGGTGGCGGTCCCCGAGATCGAGCGCGTCGGTAAAAATAAATTCATCATGGTGGAAAGTTACCGCAATGAACAGGAGTTGTTCAATATGGAGTGCTGGGCGCTGACAGCCGAGGCCTTTTTTGACAACAAGGCCTGGATATGGCTGCTTGAACATTTTGGGTACACCGGAGATTACGAATTTATTTATTTTGAATAA
- a CDS encoding zinc-binding dehydrogenase: MEQAQMTLENTSLPVKTMKAAILTELNKPLVVAQIELPKTLAFGQVLVRVHYSGICGAQFNEIQGAKGPDKFLPHLLGHEGSATVLAVGEGVVRVKPDDHVVMHWRQSDGIQSPTPTYHWNGQKVNSGWVTTFNDHAVVSENRLTVIPNDFDMKIAPLFGCAVTTAMGVINNDAHVKIGQSVVVFGVGGVGLNIIQSAQMVSANPIIAVDLFDKKLDMAKRFGATHGFNSKDNKDHLAQIRKIVGEKGADVVIDTTGSARVIETAYELTHPDGKTILVGVPRKGDNISIYSLPLHFKKVLKGSHGGSAQPNLEIPRYIDLMKKGKMTLEGIITHEFKLEQINEALNTIRRGETGRVVIAMD; encoded by the coding sequence ATGGAACAAGCACAAATGACATTAGAAAACACAAGCCTTCCTGTTAAAACGATGAAGGCCGCGATCTTAACCGAGTTGAACAAGCCCTTGGTTGTTGCCCAAATAGAGCTTCCTAAAACGCTCGCTTTTGGACAGGTCCTGGTCCGTGTCCATTACAGCGGGATCTGTGGAGCACAGTTTAATGAAATTCAAGGGGCCAAAGGCCCGGATAAATTTTTGCCGCATCTTTTGGGACATGAAGGTTCGGCGACCGTCCTGGCCGTTGGAGAGGGCGTTGTGCGCGTTAAACCCGACGACCACGTCGTCATGCATTGGCGTCAAAGTGACGGGATCCAATCCCCGACGCCGACTTATCATTGGAACGGACAAAAGGTCAATTCCGGCTGGGTGACGACCTTTAATGATCATGCCGTTGTTTCAGAGAACAGGCTGACGGTCATACCGAATGATTTTGACATGAAGATCGCCCCTTTGTTTGGCTGTGCCGTCACAACAGCCATGGGGGTCATTAACAATGATGCCCATGTTAAGATCGGTCAATCGGTCGTCGTTTTTGGAGTTGGAGGGGTTGGTTTAAATATTATCCAATCCGCGCAAATGGTTTCAGCTAATCCCATCATCGCCGTTGACCTTTTTGATAAGAAATTAGACATGGCCAAACGTTTCGGGGCCACCCATGGGTTCAATTCAAAGGACAATAAAGATCATCTGGCCCAGATCCGAAAGATCGTTGGTGAAAAGGGGGCGGATGTCGTTATTGATACGACGGGCAGCGCGCGGGTGATCGAAACAGCGTATGAACTGACCCATCCGGACGGCAAAACGATCCTGGTCGGCGTTCCGCGCAAAGGGGACAATATTTCCATCTATTCTTTGCCGCTGCATTTTAAGAAAGTTTTAAAAGGATCGCATGGCGGAAGCGCACAGCCCAATCTGGAGATCCCGCGTTATATCGATCTCATGAAAAAGGGCAAGATGACGCTCGAGGGCATCATCACGCATGAGTTTAAGTTGGAACAGATCAACGAAGCGCTGAATACCATCCGAAGAGGCGAAACCGGACGCGTTGTCATTGCGATGGATTAA
- a CDS encoding WbuC family cupin fold metalloprotein: MNTPVNIRIEGEGIFFAKGPIVSIGDSEINFLKEAALRNSRKSARLCMHKDIADDVHEMFILHSKETYVRPHKHPGKDLSYHIIEGIADMVLFDEQGEITDVIPMGEYGTGRKFYYRLNEAAYYAPFVRSDLLLFHETIKGPFQRSGTIYAPWAAEGDDPAEVDQFQQGLASRISKFRKPGMS, encoded by the coding sequence ATGAATACCCCCGTCAATATAAGGATAGAAGGCGAAGGGATTTTTTTTGCAAAAGGCCCCATTGTGAGCATCGGGGACAGTGAGATCAATTTTCTCAAAGAAGCAGCGTTACGCAACAGCCGCAAAAGCGCCAGATTGTGTATGCATAAAGACATCGCGGATGATGTTCATGAGATGTTCATTTTACATTCAAAAGAGACCTATGTTCGGCCTCACAAGCATCCAGGCAAAGACCTGTCCTATCATATTATTGAGGGCATTGCCGACATGGTTTTGTTTGACGAGCAAGGGGAAATCACCGATGTCATTCCCATGGGCGAATATGGGACCGGGCGCAAATTTTATTATCGCCTTAATGAGGCGGCTTACTATGCTCCATTTGTGCGTTCGGATCTTTTATTATTCCATGAGACCATCAAGGGTCCATTTCAGCGCTCCGGCACCATTTATGCCCCATGGGCCGCTGAGGGAGATGACCCGGCTGAGGTCGATCAATTTCAGCAGGGATTAGCATCAAGGATCAGCAAATTCAGAAAGCCAGGCATGTCATGA
- a CDS encoding class I SAM-dependent methyltransferase, translating into MKNTTQAVYRRTDCRLCGKTSPETVLSLEPIPIAGDYVSRQELDMAQDRYTMDLALCRHCGNVFLLDVVDPEILYKNFKYTSSSSPDLGGHFRGYAEYVLKNFPMPQGAFIVDVGSNDGLFLREFQKRGLRVLGVDPARDIARKATESGIETLGAYYDIELARQTRNERAAANIITANMVMANVDNMAIFIQSIRELLADDGIFIFETGYLLKLVENMVFDNIYHEHLSYFSVKALDLFFKNNGMELLDINVVATKGGSLRGVVQLQGGPRKRLASVDKMIRLEKEFGLDRPEIFSNLKRRIDAEKEKLLTLIGDLKRNNKKIAGYGASHSVTTFLYYFGLGDQLECLFDDNAAKFNTFSPGHHIPILSSEEIDQRKSDHIIILAWRFHEMIVNKHRLYLEKGGHFIVPLPQMRVI; encoded by the coding sequence ATGAAGAACACGACACAGGCCGTCTACAGAAGAACGGATTGCCGGCTCTGCGGGAAAACCAGCCCGGAGACCGTTTTGTCCCTTGAGCCGATACCCATTGCCGGTGATTATGTTTCCCGGCAAGAGTTGGACATGGCCCAGGACAGATACACCATGGATCTTGCCTTATGCCGTCACTGTGGGAACGTATTCTTGCTGGACGTCGTCGACCCGGAGATTTTATACAAAAATTTTAAATACACCTCATCAAGCTCTCCGGATTTAGGCGGGCATTTTAGAGGATACGCCGAGTATGTCTTGAAGAATTTTCCCATGCCCCAAGGGGCTTTTATTGTTGATGTCGGCAGCAATGACGGCCTGTTCCTTAGAGAATTTCAAAAGAGGGGATTGCGGGTCTTGGGCGTCGATCCGGCGAGGGACATTGCCAGAAAAGCGACGGAATCGGGGATCGAGACCCTGGGCGCGTATTACGATATTGAACTTGCCCGGCAGACCAGGAATGAACGCGCAGCGGCCAATATCATTACCGCCAACATGGTCATGGCCAACGTCGACAATATGGCCATTTTTATTCAGAGTATCCGTGAATTATTGGCCGATGACGGCATTTTTATATTTGAAACGGGTTATCTGCTCAAGTTGGTTGAAAATATGGTTTTTGATAATATTTATCATGAACATTTGTCTTATTTTTCAGTTAAAGCGCTGGATCTGTTTTTCAAAAATAATGGGATGGAATTGCTGGACATCAATGTTGTGGCCACTAAGGGCGGGTCCTTGCGCGGCGTGGTGCAGCTGCAGGGCGGGCCCCGCAAAAGGCTGGCCTCCGTGGATAAAATGATACGGTTGGAAAAAGAGTTCGGCTTGGACCGCCCAGAAATCTTTTCAAACCTGAAAAGGCGGATCGACGCCGAGAAAGAGAAATTGTTGACCCTGATCGGGGACCTAAAGAGGAACAATAAGAAAATCGCGGGGTATGGGGCGTCCCATAGCGTGACGACATTCCTTTATTATTTCGGCCTCGGAGATCAATTGGAATGTTTATTTGATGACAATGCGGCGAAATTCAACACGTTCAGCCCGGGCCACCATATTCCCATCCTGTCATCCGAGGAAATTGATCAGCGAAAGTCCGATCATATTATTATCTTGGCCTGGCGTTTTCATGAAATGATCGTCAACAAACACCGCTTGTACTTGGAAAAAGGAGGGCATTTTATTGTGCCCTTGCCTCAAATGAGAGTTATATGA
- a CDS encoding SDR family oxidoreductase, producing the protein MKKEHVLVIGGSKGIGRTVVQTMAQRGYLVSVISRKQPQEKTEKVHYWDADITKPGRFLKVFNEIIRRQGQLNHLVFCQQFRGVGDDWAGQIETSLTAVKHVIESAVDHFENVKGRNTIIVVTSIAGRLIAAEQPVGYHVAKAGLEQMTRYYALALGAKGIRVNAIAPNMVLKEENKDFYLRNKKIYDLYRKISPLGRMVASDDVAHTVAFFCSSQSAGITGQILVIDGGVSLQEHAALARALMSLDGTQITQKNRQQKKFS; encoded by the coding sequence ATGAAGAAAGAACATGTGCTTGTCATCGGCGGGAGCAAGGGCATAGGCCGGACGGTCGTGCAAACGATGGCCCAAAGGGGTTATCTGGTGTCTGTGATCAGCAGAAAACAGCCACAAGAAAAGACCGAAAAAGTCCATTATTGGGACGCGGACATAACGAAGCCCGGCCGTTTCCTAAAAGTTTTCAATGAGATCATCCGCCGGCAGGGCCAATTGAATCATCTTGTTTTTTGTCAGCAGTTTAGGGGCGTCGGCGATGATTGGGCCGGGCAGATCGAGACGAGTTTGACCGCGGTCAAGCACGTGATCGAATCAGCCGTCGATCATTTTGAGAATGTCAAAGGAAGAAACACGATCATTGTGGTCACCTCCATCGCCGGCCGCCTGATCGCGGCCGAGCAGCCCGTGGGATACCACGTGGCCAAAGCGGGCCTGGAGCAAATGACGCGTTACTATGCCCTGGCCCTGGGAGCTAAAGGGATCAGGGTCAATGCCATTGCGCCCAACATGGTCCTTAAGGAAGAAAACAAAGATTTTTATCTTAGAAACAAAAAAATTTACGACCTTTATAGAAAAATATCGCCGTTGGGAAGAATGGTGGCTTCTGATGACGTGGCCCACACGGTAGCGTTTTTCTGTAGTTCCCAGTCGGCCGGAATCACCGGGCAAATTCTGGTCATTGATGGGGGCGTCTCATTGCAAGAACACGCGGCCCTGGCGCGCGCGTTGATGTCTTTGGACGGCACACAGATCACACAAAAGAACCGTCAACAAAAGAAATTTTCTTAG
- a CDS encoding carbamoyltransferase C-terminal domain-containing protein, producing MNVLGIHCAFSHLNHDPSAALICDGKLIALGEEERFTRIKGARGLLPFFSIRFCLKQAGLKMEDIDLVVSTGETIKEQLDNNVKLFFKHYFGVVPPIQYINHQFSHLASAFFYSGFDRSMCISYDGRGDDLSGMLAVGSSKGIKVLEKMPIKDSVGLFYCAVTQFLGFRQAQDEYKVMGLASFGKEGEDISSLVRISDDGYSVRQENFGHPFPIRTLDEPIYNENLIRALGTPRRFGEPITDRHRNLAFAVQRSLEECVVRLVKRLHAKTGLDSLCIAGGVGLNCSANRIIHQLPFIKRLFVQPAASDRGLCLGNALVGAYENGEKIELPGHVFFGPSYTNGQLLSALKLTGQDYIELPDPGTKAAEMLAEGKIIGWFQGRSEFGPRALGNRSILADPRSIKMKDEINARIKFREEFRPFAPAVLEERASEVFEMDQPSPYMTVTFTVRPHWVEKLQAVTHVDKTARVQTVSKETNPLFHGLIAAFGRLTGVPVVLNTSFNARGEPIVETPLDALATFSSVGMDALFLGPYLITKPKPPRR from the coding sequence ATGAATGTTTTGGGGATCCACTGTGCGTTCTCTCATTTGAACCATGATCCAAGCGCGGCCTTGATCTGCGATGGGAAGTTAATAGCCTTGGGTGAAGAAGAGCGCTTTACAAGGATCAAAGGGGCCAGAGGATTACTCCCTTTTTTCAGCATCCGGTTCTGCCTGAAACAGGCCGGATTAAAGATGGAAGATATTGATCTGGTTGTTTCGACCGGAGAAACGATCAAGGAACAATTGGACAATAATGTGAAGTTGTTTTTCAAGCATTATTTCGGAGTGGTCCCGCCCATTCAATACATTAACCATCAGTTCTCTCACCTGGCTTCCGCCTTTTTTTATTCTGGATTCGATCGGTCCATGTGCATCTCTTATGACGGCCGGGGAGATGATTTGAGCGGAATGCTTGCGGTGGGTTCTTCCAAGGGGATCAAAGTATTGGAAAAGATGCCGATCAAGGATTCCGTGGGGCTTTTTTATTGCGCCGTAACTCAATTTTTGGGGTTTCGGCAAGCCCAAGATGAATACAAGGTGATGGGGCTGGCTTCCTTTGGAAAAGAAGGGGAAGATATCAGTTCTCTCGTGAGAATTTCCGATGATGGTTATTCTGTCCGTCAGGAGAATTTTGGCCACCCGTTCCCGATCAGAACTTTGGACGAGCCGATCTATAATGAAAACCTTATTCGCGCGCTGGGAACCCCCCGCCGTTTCGGTGAGCCCATCACGGACAGGCATAGAAATCTTGCTTTTGCCGTTCAAAGATCCTTGGAAGAATGCGTCGTGCGCCTTGTTAAACGGCTGCATGCCAAGACAGGATTGGATTCCTTATGCATTGCCGGCGGAGTTGGATTGAATTGCTCGGCTAACCGGATCATTCATCAATTGCCGTTTATCAAGCGGTTATTCGTGCAGCCGGCCGCTTCGGACAGGGGGTTATGTTTAGGCAATGCCTTGGTAGGCGCTTATGAAAATGGCGAGAAGATAGAATTGCCGGGACATGTGTTTTTTGGCCCTAGCTATACCAATGGGCAATTGTTAAGCGCCCTTAAGTTAACGGGGCAGGACTATATTGAGCTTCCGGACCCGGGGACAAAGGCCGCGGAAATGTTGGCTGAAGGTAAGATCATCGGATGGTTTCAGGGCCGGTCTGAATTTGGTCCGCGGGCGTTGGGTAACCGTTCTATTTTGGCTGATCCCCGCTCGATCAAGATGAAAGATGAGATCAATGCCCGAATTAAGTTTCGCGAAGAGTTTCGTCCTTTCGCGCCGGCGGTGCTGGAGGAGCGGGCTTCGGAGGTCTTCGAGATGGATCAACCATCCCCCTACATGACGGTTACTTTTACGGTGCGCCCCCACTGGGTAGAGAAGCTGCAGGCCGTCACCCATGTCGACAAGACGGCCAGGGTACAGACGGTGAGTAAGGAAACGAACCCGTTATTCCACGGTTTGATCGCGGCTTTTGGCCGCTTGACCGGAGTTCCCGTGGTATTAAATACCAGCTTTAACGCCCGGGGAGAGCCCATTGTGGAGACTCCATTGGATGCCCTGGCGACTTTTTCATCCGTCGGGATGGATGCTCTTTTTCTGGGGCCATACCTGATCACGAAGCCAAAACCACCCAGGCGGTAG